Proteins encoded within one genomic window of Citricoccus muralis:
- the rplW gene encoding 50S ribosomal protein L23, giving the protein MSGSINKDPRDVIIQPVVSEKSYGLIDEGKYTFLVDPRSNKTEIKLAVEKIFDVKVSSVNTINRAGKRKRTRFGWGARKNTKRAIITLKEGTIDIFGGPAV; this is encoded by the coding sequence GTGAGCGGCAGCATCAACAAAGACCCCCGCGACGTGATCATTCAGCCCGTCGTGTCGGAAAAGAGCTACGGCCTCATCGATGAAGGTAAGTACACCTTCCTCGTGGACCCGCGCTCAAACAAGACTGAGATCAAGCTGGCCGTCGAGAAGATTTTCGACGTCAAGGTGAGCTCCGTCAACACCATCAACCGTGCCGGGAAGCGCAAGCGCACCCGCTTTGGCTGGGGTGCCCGTAAGAACACCAAGCGGGCCATCATCACGCTGAAGGAAGGCACCATCGACATCTTCGGAGGTCCGGCCGTCTGA
- the rplB gene encoding 50S ribosomal protein L2: MGIRKYKPTTPGLRGSSVADFAEITRSTPEKSLLRPLTKTGGRNNSGKITTRHKGGGHKRQYRLIDFRRHDKDGVPAKVAHIEYDPNRTARIALLHYVDGTKRYILAPAKLKQGDAVEAGPNADIKPGNNLPLRNIPLGTVIHAVELRPGGGAKMARSAGASIQLVAREGKFAQLRLPSGEIRNVDVRCRATVGEVGNAEQSNINWGKAGRMRWKGVRPTVRGVVMNPVDHPHGGGEGKTSGGRHPVNPNGKPEGRTRRPNKESDKLIVRRRRTGKNKR; the protein is encoded by the coding sequence ATGGGAATCCGCAAATACAAGCCGACTACCCCGGGCCTGCGTGGCTCGTCGGTAGCCGACTTCGCAGAAATCACTCGGAGCACTCCGGAAAAGTCGCTTCTTCGTCCTTTGACGAAGACCGGCGGACGGAACAACTCCGGTAAGATCACGACCCGCCATAAGGGCGGCGGACATAAGCGTCAGTACCGGCTGATCGACTTCCGCCGTCACGACAAGGACGGCGTGCCGGCGAAGGTCGCTCATATCGAGTACGACCCCAACCGTACGGCTCGCATCGCCCTCCTGCACTACGTCGATGGCACCAAGCGCTACATCCTGGCTCCAGCCAAGCTGAAGCAGGGCGACGCCGTTGAAGCCGGCCCTAACGCCGACATCAAGCCTGGCAACAACCTGCCACTGCGCAACATCCCTCTCGGCACGGTGATCCACGCTGTGGAGCTGCGTCCCGGTGGCGGTGCCAAGATGGCCCGTTCCGCTGGCGCATCCATCCAGCTGGTCGCTCGTGAAGGCAAGTTCGCCCAGCTGCGTCTGCCCTCCGGCGAAATCCGCAACGTTGACGTGCGCTGCCGCGCTACCGTCGGCGAGGTTGGCAACGCCGAGCAGTCGAACATCAACTGGGGTAAGGCCGGCCGTATGCGGTGGAAGGGCGTTCGCCCGACCGTCCGCGGTGTTGTCATGAACCCGGTCGACCACCCGCACGGTGGCGGTGAGGGTAAGACCTCCGGTGGTCGCCACCCGGTCAACCCGAACGGCAAGCCCGAAGGCCGCACCCGTCGTCCCAACAAGGAAAGCGACAAGCTCATTGTGCGTCGCCGTCGTACTGGCAAGAACAAGCGATAG
- the rplP gene encoding 50S ribosomal protein L16, producing the protein MLIPRRVKHRKQHHPKRGGAAKGGTQVTFGEWGIQAMGPAYVTNRQIEAARIAMTRYIKRGGKVWITIFPDRPLTKKPAEVRMGSGKGSVEFWVANVKPGRVLFELSGVSEEVAREALRLAIHKLPLKARIIRREGGE; encoded by the coding sequence ATGTTGATTCCTCGTCGAGTCAAGCACCGTAAGCAGCACCACCCCAAGCGCGGTGGAGCTGCTAAGGGTGGCACCCAGGTTACCTTCGGTGAATGGGGTATCCAGGCCATGGGCCCGGCCTATGTCACCAACCGTCAGATCGAAGCAGCTCGTATCGCCATGACCCGCTACATCAAGCGTGGCGGTAAGGTCTGGATCACGATCTTCCCGGATCGCCCGCTCACCAAGAAGCCTGCCGAAGTCCGTATGGGTTCCGGTAAGGGTTCTGTGGAGTTCTGGGTGGCCAACGTCAAGCCGGGTCGCGTTCTGTTCGAGCTCTCCGGCGTTTCCGAAGAGGTTGCCCGCGAAGCACTGCGTCTGGCGATCCACAAGCTGCCGCTGAAGGCACGCATTATTCGCCGAGAGGGTGGTGAGTGA
- the rplC gene encoding 50S ribosomal protein L3: protein MTAIRNIKGLLGTKLGMTQVWDDANNVIPVTVVKAEPNVITQLRNEETDGYTAVQIAYGQIDPRKVTKPLAGHFEKAGVTPRRHVVEIRTADAADYTLGQDLTVEIFEAGQKVDVTANSKGKGFAGAMKRHGFAGVGASHGQHKNHRKPGSVGGAATPGRVFKGQRMPGRMGNARTTTQNLTLHGIDVENNLLLIKGAVPGPKGRIVLVRTAVKGA, encoded by the coding sequence ATGACCGCTATCCGGAATATCAAAGGACTGCTGGGCACGAAGCTCGGCATGACCCAGGTCTGGGACGACGCCAACAACGTCATCCCGGTCACCGTGGTTAAGGCTGAGCCCAACGTGATCACTCAGCTGCGCAATGAAGAAACCGATGGCTACACCGCCGTGCAGATTGCCTACGGGCAGATCGACCCGCGCAAGGTGACCAAGCCGTTGGCCGGCCACTTCGAAAAGGCTGGCGTCACCCCGCGCCGGCACGTGGTCGAAATCCGTACCGCCGACGCAGCTGACTACACCCTGGGCCAGGACCTCACGGTGGAAATCTTCGAAGCTGGCCAGAAGGTCGACGTCACCGCCAACAGCAAGGGCAAGGGTTTTGCCGGTGCGATGAAGCGTCACGGCTTCGCAGGCGTCGGTGCGTCCCACGGTCAGCACAAGAACCACCGCAAGCCCGGCTCTGTCGGTGGCGCTGCCACCCCGGGCCGCGTCTTCAAGGGTCAGCGCATGCCTGGTCGCATGGGCAACGCCCGTACCACCACCCAGAATCTGACTCTTCACGGCATCGACGTGGAGAACAACCTGCTGCTGATCAAGGGCGCCGTTCCCGGTCCTAAGGGCCGCATTGTTCTGGTCCGCACCGCAGTGAAGGGAGCATGA
- the rpsH gene encoding 30S ribosomal protein S8 gives MTMTDPVADMLTRLRNANSASHDSVSMPSSKLKVRLAEILKNEGYISDWKEEAAEVGKTLSIELKFGPQRERAIAGLRRISKPGLRVYAKSTNLPHVLGGLGIAILSTSSGLLTDRQAAKKGVGGEVLAYVW, from the coding sequence ATGACGATGACCGATCCCGTCGCAGACATGCTGACACGTCTGCGCAACGCAAACTCGGCCTCCCACGACTCCGTGTCGATGCCATCTTCCAAATTGAAGGTGCGGCTGGCCGAGATCCTCAAGAACGAGGGTTACATCAGCGATTGGAAAGAAGAAGCTGCAGAGGTTGGCAAGACCCTCAGCATCGAGCTGAAGTTCGGACCGCAGCGCGAGCGTGCCATCGCTGGCCTGCGCCGTATCTCCAAGCCCGGGCTGCGCGTCTACGCAAAGTCGACCAACCTGCCGCACGTGCTCGGCGGACTGGGTATTGCCATTCTGTCGACTTCCTCCGGTCTGCTGACCGACCGCCAGGCTGCAAAGAAGGGCGTGGGTGGGGAAGTCC
- the rplX gene encoding 50S ribosomal protein L24 codes for MAKIKKDDLVQVISGKDRGKQGKVLRVFPAQERVLVEGVNRVTKHLRAGQDNNGSTEGGLQVVEAPLHISNVAVVDPETKKPTRVGYRFETVEKNGVEKTVKVRYAKASGKEL; via the coding sequence ATGGCGAAGATCAAAAAGGACGACCTCGTTCAGGTCATTTCCGGCAAGGACCGCGGTAAGCAGGGCAAAGTGCTTCGCGTGTTCCCGGCACAGGAGCGTGTTCTCGTCGAAGGCGTGAACCGCGTGACCAAGCACCTGCGTGCTGGTCAAGACAACAATGGTTCCACTGAAGGCGGCCTGCAGGTCGTTGAGGCGCCGCTTCACATCTCCAACGTTGCTGTCGTCGACCCGGAGACCAAGAAGCCAACCCGCGTGGGCTACCGCTTCGAGACTGTTGAGAAGAACGGCGTGGAGAAGACCGTCAAGGTCCGCTACGCCAAGGCCTCCGGAAAGGAGCTGTGA
- the rplD gene encoding 50S ribosomal protein L4 has protein sequence MATNVKKVTVDLPSEIFDVQANVPLMHQVVVAQLAAARQGTHKTKTRGEVSGGGRKPFRQKGTGRARQGSTREPQMTGGGVVHGPVPRDYSQRTPKKMKAAALRGALSDRARNGRVHVIEELVSGTPSTKAAKAVLAELGEGRKNFLVVIDRQDDVAALSARNLPKVHTLYSDQLNTYDVLISDDVVFTRPAFEAFVAAAEAKKEAAK, from the coding sequence ATGGCTACCAATGTCAAGAAGGTCACTGTGGACCTGCCCTCTGAGATCTTCGACGTGCAGGCGAATGTTCCGCTGATGCACCAGGTCGTTGTGGCTCAGCTGGCAGCTGCCCGCCAGGGCACCCACAAGACCAAGACCCGCGGTGAGGTGTCCGGTGGCGGTCGCAAGCCGTTCCGCCAGAAGGGCACCGGCCGCGCACGTCAGGGTTCGACTCGTGAACCGCAGATGACCGGTGGTGGTGTCGTCCACGGTCCGGTTCCGCGCGATTACTCGCAGCGTACCCCCAAGAAGATGAAGGCCGCCGCTCTGCGCGGTGCCCTGTCGGATCGCGCTCGCAACGGTCGCGTCCACGTGATCGAGGAGCTCGTCAGCGGCACTCCCTCGACCAAGGCTGCTAAGGCAGTTCTGGCCGAGCTGGGTGAAGGCCGCAAGAACTTCCTGGTCGTCATCGATCGTCAGGACGATGTCGCAGCACTCAGCGCACGCAACCTGCCCAAGGTGCACACGCTGTACTCGGACCAGCTCAACACCTACGACGTGCTGATCTCCGACGATGTCGTCTTCACTCGCCCCGCTTTTGAGGCCTTCGTGGCCGCAGCAGAAGCCAAGAAGGAGGCAGCCAAGTGA
- the rpsS gene encoding 30S ribosomal protein S19: MPRSLKKGPFVDQHLYLKVLAENEKGTKNVIKTWSRRSMIIPDMLGHTIAVHDGRKHVPVFVTESMVGHKLGEFAPTRTFRGHVKDDRKGRR, translated from the coding sequence ATGCCACGCAGCCTCAAGAAGGGTCCCTTCGTCGATCAGCACCTCTACCTGAAGGTTCTTGCTGAGAACGAAAAGGGCACCAAGAACGTCATCAAGACCTGGTCCCGCCGGTCGATGATCATCCCGGACATGCTCGGCCACACCATCGCCGTGCACGACGGCCGCAAGCATGTGCCGGTGTTCGTCACCGAGTCCATGGTTGGACACAAACTGGGCGAGTTCGCCCCCACGCGGACTTTCCGCGGCCATGTGAAGGACGACAGGAAGGGCCGCCGCTGA
- the rpsQ gene encoding 30S ribosomal protein S17, with product MTDSANNTAADAAQERGYRKSLRGIVVSDKMDKTIVVEVEDRKKHALYGKIMRQTKRVKAHDEENTAGIGDHVLLAETRPLSATKRWRLAEITERAK from the coding sequence GTGACTGATTCCGCTAACAACACCGCAGCCGACGCAGCACAGGAGCGCGGCTACCGTAAGTCCCTGCGTGGCATCGTCGTCTCGGACAAGATGGACAAGACCATCGTCGTCGAGGTCGAGGATCGCAAGAAGCACGCGCTGTACGGCAAGATCATGCGCCAGACCAAGCGCGTGAAGGCTCACGACGAAGAGAACACCGCCGGTATCGGCGACCACGTTCTCCTTGCCGAGACTCGCCCGCTGTCAGCGACGAAGCGCTGGCGTCTGGCTGAGATCACCGAGCGCGCCAAGTAA
- the rpmC gene encoding 50S ribosomal protein L29 yields the protein MAVGSKELNVEALDGFDNARLQEELKKAKAELFNLRFQSATGQLDNNGRLKVVKRDIARIYTLLRERELGIRENVEAPAEDVKEEKKSRGRKSAAKKAEKAEEDAE from the coding sequence ATGGCAGTCGGTTCGAAGGAGCTGAACGTTGAAGCACTAGACGGCTTCGACAACGCCCGTCTGCAGGAAGAGCTGAAGAAGGCCAAAGCCGAGCTGTTCAACCTGCGTTTCCAGTCGGCTACCGGTCAGCTGGACAACAACGGCCGCCTCAAGGTCGTCAAGCGCGATATCGCTCGCATCTACACGTTGCTGCGTGAGCGCGAGCTGGGTATCCGTGAGAACGTCGAAGCCCCGGCTGAAGACGTCAAGGAAGAGAAGAAGAGCCGTGGACGTAAGTCTGCCGCGAAGAAAGCTGAAAAGGCTGAGGAGGATGCAGAGTGA
- the rplE gene encoding 50S ribosomal protein L5 — protein MTEVQTETTAAPKVTPRLKVKYREQITAQMQDKFNYENVMQVPGLVKVVVNMGVGEAARDSKVIDGAIKDLTAITGQKPQVTRARKSIAQFKLREGMPIGTHATLRGDRMWEFLDRLVTLALPRIRDFRGLNPKQFDGNGNYTFGLSEQSVFHEIDQDKIDRVRGMDITVVTTAKTNEEGEALLRALGFPFKNEQ, from the coding sequence ATGACTGAGGTTCAGACTGAGACCACCGCAGCACCGAAGGTCACCCCTCGGCTCAAGGTGAAGTACCGCGAGCAGATCACTGCTCAGATGCAGGACAAGTTCAACTACGAGAACGTCATGCAGGTTCCCGGCCTGGTGAAGGTCGTTGTGAACATGGGTGTCGGCGAGGCAGCTCGCGACTCCAAGGTGATCGACGGCGCCATCAAGGATCTGACCGCTATTACCGGTCAGAAGCCCCAGGTGACCCGTGCTCGTAAGTCCATTGCCCAGTTCAAGCTCCGTGAAGGAATGCCCATCGGTACGCATGCAACCCTGCGTGGCGACCGCATGTGGGAATTCCTGGATCGTCTGGTCACGCTGGCTCTGCCGCGTATTCGTGACTTCCGCGGGCTGAACCCGAAGCAGTTCGACGGCAACGGTAACTACACCTTTGGTCTGTCCGAGCAATCCGTCTTCCACGAAATCGATCAGGACAAGATCGACCGCGTGCGCGGTATGGACATCACTGTGGTGACCACCGCTAAGACCAACGAGGAAGGCGAGGCGCTGTTGCGCGCTCTGGGCTTCCCGTTCAAGAACGAACAGTAA
- the rplV gene encoding 50S ribosomal protein L22: protein MEAKAIARYLRVTPMKARRVVNLVRGKQANEALAILKFAPQGASEPVYKLVASAVANARTKADRDGLAFNEDELFISEAYVDEGPTMKRFQPRAQGRAYRINKRTSHVTVVVATEEEKGGVK, encoded by the coding sequence ATGGAAGCCAAGGCAATTGCGCGCTACCTGCGTGTAACGCCGATGAAGGCCCGGCGCGTCGTCAATCTTGTCCGTGGCAAGCAGGCGAACGAAGCCCTGGCCATCCTGAAGTTCGCCCCGCAGGGCGCTTCGGAGCCGGTATACAAACTGGTCGCATCCGCTGTGGCCAACGCGCGGACCAAGGCAGATCGCGACGGTCTCGCATTCAATGAGGACGAGCTGTTCATCAGCGAAGCCTACGTCGATGAAGGTCCGACCATGAAGCGGTTCCAGCCGCGTGCTCAGGGTCGTGCCTACCGCATCAACAAGCGCACCAGCCACGTCACCGTGGTCGTTGCGACCGAGGAAGAGAAAGGTGGGGTCAAGTAA
- the rpsC gene encoding 30S ribosomal protein S3, with translation MGQKINPNGFRLGITTDHVSHWFADSNQEGQRYSDFLKEDVKIRELMTDGMERAGISKVEIERTRDRVRVDVHTARPGIVIGRRGAEADRIRRELEKLTSKQIQLNILEVKNPEVDAQLVAQGVAEQLASRVAFRRAMKKSIQSAMRAGAQGIRIQCAGRLGGAEMSRSEFYREGRVPLHTLRANIDFGKFEAKTTFGRIGVKVWIYKGDLTAKELAAKEAAAPSGRGRGGERRGGGGERRRRNDRGARGVAGQAGAQDSASASAQPAAATEGGNA, from the coding sequence ATGGGTCAGAAGATCAACCCGAACGGATTCCGCCTCGGCATCACCACCGACCACGTCTCGCACTGGTTTGCTGACTCCAACCAGGAAGGCCAGCGCTACAGCGACTTCCTGAAGGAAGACGTGAAGATCCGCGAGCTGATGACCGACGGCATGGAGCGCGCCGGCATCTCCAAGGTGGAAATCGAGCGTACCCGAGACCGCGTGCGTGTGGATGTCCACACCGCCCGTCCCGGCATCGTGATCGGTCGCCGTGGCGCGGAAGCAGATCGTATTCGTCGCGAGCTCGAGAAGCTCACCTCGAAGCAGATTCAGCTGAACATTCTCGAGGTCAAGAACCCCGAGGTGGACGCACAGCTGGTGGCGCAGGGTGTCGCTGAGCAGCTCGCATCTCGCGTGGCTTTCCGCCGTGCGATGAAGAAGTCGATTCAGTCGGCCATGCGTGCCGGCGCTCAGGGTATTCGTATCCAGTGCGCTGGTCGTCTCGGCGGCGCTGAAATGTCTCGCTCGGAGTTCTACCGCGAAGGTCGCGTGCCGCTGCACACCTTGCGTGCGAACATCGACTTCGGCAAATTCGAAGCAAAGACGACCTTCGGCCGCATTGGTGTGAAGGTCTGGATCTACAAGGGCGACCTGACCGCCAAGGAACTGGCTGCGAAGGAAGCTGCTGCTCCTTCCGGTCGTGGCCGCGGCGGTGAGCGCCGTGGTGGTGGCGGAGAGCGTCGTCGTCGTAACGACCGCGGTGCCCGCGGTGTTGCAGGCCAGGCAGGTGCGCAGGACAGCGCATCGGCATCGGCTCAGCCCGCCGCCGCAACTGAAGGAGGCAACGCCTGA
- the rplN gene encoding 50S ribosomal protein L14 produces the protein MIQQESRLKVADNTGAKEILTIRVLGGSGRRYAGIGDVIVATVKDAIPGGNVKKGDVVKAVVVRTRKQRRRPDGSYIRFDENAAVILRQDNEPRGTRIFGPVGRELRDKRFMRIVSLAPEVI, from the coding sequence GTGATTCAGCAGGAGTCGCGGCTCAAGGTCGCCGACAACACTGGTGCCAAGGAGATCTTGACCATCCGTGTTCTCGGGGGATCCGGACGCCGCTACGCAGGCATCGGCGACGTCATCGTCGCCACCGTAAAAGACGCAATTCCTGGCGGCAACGTCAAGAAAGGCGACGTCGTGAAGGCAGTTGTGGTGCGTACGCGCAAGCAGCGCCGCCGTCCCGACGGTTCCTACATTCGTTTTGACGAGAACGCAGCCGTCATTCTGCGTCAGGACAACGAACCCCGCGGTACCCGTATCTTCGGTCCCGTTGGTCGTGAACTGCGCGACAAGCGTTTCATGCGCATCGTGTCTCTGGCACCGGAGGTGATCTGA
- the tuf gene encoding elongation factor Tu, protein MSKAKFERTKPHVNIGTIGHVDHGKTTLTAAISKVLYDKYPDLNEARDFATIDSAPEERQRGITINISHVEYQTEKRHYAHVDAPGHADYIKNMITGAAQMDGAILVVAATDGPMAQTREHVLLARQVGVPALLVALNKSDMVEDEELLELVEMEVRELLSSQEFDGDDAPVHRVSALKALEGDAEWVKSVEDLMNSVDEYIPDPVRDKDKPFLMPIEDVFTITGRGTVVTGRAERGTLAINSEVEIVGIRDLQKTTVTGIEMFHKQLDEAWAGENCGLLLRGLKREDVERGQVVVAPGSITPHTGFEANVYILSKDEGGRHNPFYSNYRPQFYFRTTDVTGVITLPEGTEMVMPGDTTEMSVELIQPIAMEEGLGFAIREGGRTVGSGRVTKITK, encoded by the coding sequence GTGTCGAAGGCAAAGTTCGAGCGGACGAAGCCGCACGTCAACATCGGTACCATTGGCCACGTTGACCACGGTAAGACCACGCTGACCGCTGCTATCTCAAAGGTCCTGTACGACAAGTACCCGGACCTGAACGAAGCACGCGACTTCGCAACCATCGACTCCGCGCCGGAAGAGCGCCAGCGCGGTATCACCATCAACATCTCCCACGTGGAGTACCAGACCGAAAAGCGTCACTACGCTCACGTTGACGCCCCCGGTCACGCCGACTACATCAAGAACATGATCACCGGTGCCGCCCAGATGGACGGCGCGATCCTCGTTGTTGCCGCTACCGACGGCCCGATGGCTCAGACCCGTGAGCACGTTCTGCTGGCCCGCCAGGTTGGCGTTCCGGCGCTGCTGGTTGCTCTGAACAAGTCCGACATGGTCGAGGACGAAGAGCTGCTCGAGCTGGTGGAGATGGAAGTTCGCGAGCTGCTTTCCTCCCAGGAGTTCGACGGCGACGATGCCCCCGTGCACCGCGTCTCCGCTCTGAAGGCCCTCGAAGGCGACGCCGAGTGGGTCAAGTCCGTTGAGGACCTGATGAACTCCGTCGACGAGTACATCCCGGACCCGGTTCGTGACAAGGACAAGCCGTTCCTGATGCCGATCGAGGACGTCTTCACCATCACCGGTCGCGGTACCGTGGTCACCGGTCGTGCAGAACGCGGCACCCTGGCCATCAACTCCGAGGTTGAGATCGTGGGTATCCGCGACCTGCAGAAGACCACCGTTACCGGTATCGAGATGTTCCACAAGCAGCTCGACGAGGCATGGGCCGGCGAGAACTGTGGCCTGCTGCTTCGCGGTCTGAAGCGCGAGGACGTGGAGCGCGGTCAGGTTGTTGTGGCCCCCGGCTCCATCACCCCGCACACCGGGTTCGAGGCGAACGTCTACATCCTGTCCAAGGACGAGGGTGGCCGTCACAACCCGTTCTACTCGAACTACCGCCCGCAGTTCTACTTCCGCACCACCGACGTCACCGGCGTCATCACGCTGCCTGAGGGCACCGAGATGGTTATGCCCGGCGACACCACCGAAATGTCGGTCGAGCTGATCCAGCCGATCGCCATGGAAGAAGGCCTCGGCTTCGCTATCCGTGAGGGTGGCCGTACCGTTGGTTCAGGCCGCGTCACCAAGATCACCAAGTGA
- the rpsJ gene encoding 30S ribosomal protein S10, with translation MAGQKIRIRLKSYDHEVIDTSARKIVDTVTRAGATVVGPVPLPTEKNVYCVIRSPHKYKDSREHFEMRTHKRLIDIVDPTPKAVDSLMRLDLPADVNIEIKL, from the coding sequence ATGGCGGGACAGAAAATCCGCATCCGGCTGAAGTCGTATGATCACGAAGTGATCGACACTTCCGCCCGGAAGATCGTTGACACGGTCACACGCGCAGGCGCGACGGTAGTGGGCCCAGTGCCGCTGCCGACGGAAAAGAACGTCTACTGCGTGATCCGCTCTCCCCACAAGTACAAGGACAGCCGCGAGCACTTTGAGATGCGCACTCACAAGCGCCTCATCGACATCGTGGACCCGACTCCGAAGGCCGTCGACTCGCTGATGCGTTTGGACCTGCCCGCGGACGTCAATATCGAAATCAAGCTCTAA